The following DNA comes from Macrobrachium rosenbergii isolate ZJJX-2024 chromosome 5, ASM4041242v1, whole genome shotgun sequence.
AACTACTCTGCCAAATTAAAGcagaaattttattatgaaactgcaTGCACACTACAGCTCAGTGAACACTCAATGAAAAATTGTCACACTGAAAAAACCCCAAATTAAACtgttaaaaaaggaaatacaaacgTAATATCTAAACTAAGGAAACTGAAATTAAGTATTCAAGATTATGCTAcacaaaaattttgaatatttgacaTTTCTGGTATATTTGAGCACAAAACTTCTTCAATGATTGTATTCCTAAATGTAACTTGGTAAAATTCCACTGtcaataaaaaactgataaatacagacacaaacaaatacaaaagtaattgTGTAGAAATGTAATACCTGACATTCCAAGACAATGCTTTCTCCAACTCTTGCAACACGATCCTGCAATGGTTTGGTAAATTTTGGTGTTTGTCGCACTATTATAGAAGCATTTGCCGTGGCAGTACCTGCCTCATTTGTGGCTTTGCATGTATACTGCCCCTGGTCATGTGGTTCAACTGGTTTAATGAAGTAGGTATTCTCATTTGGATAGGCATGAAGACGTCTTTCACGTGCTGCTGGAAAATCATCCCCACCATCTTTTAGCAGAGACATATTAGGTGCTGGGGAACCTGCAACTGCACAATCTAATTTTGCTACTCCACCAACTGGTACAGCTACACTTGCTGGCTTTTTGGTGAAATACGGAAAGACATGTACCTGAACTTTAGCTCTCCGAGAATAGCTGGCCCCAAAATGGTTTCGAACTACACACTGATAGCTTCCACTGTCTTCATCAGTTACATTTGGGAGCTTGAGCAAAGATGTCACATTGTGAATTGCCCCTCCTTTGCCATCTCCTCCTATGACACTGACTCTAGTTTCAATGTCAAAATTGACAAGTAATTCATTATCTTTTCGCCAAAAGAACCTAGGTTGATCACCCTCTGTACTGGCCTGAGCAACGCATGCAAGTGTTACATTATCACCTCTAAGGGCTATAAAATCTTTGGGAAACTGGCTTATTATTGGACGAGGTGATGACTCACAGCTGAATTCAGAACTTGGAAGGAAAGCTACAGGACGATCCTTTAAACTTGGTGGATAACTACAGAGGGCTCTTAATGTCGAAGAATTGAAATTGACGCCTGATATCCATCCAGGGAACCAGGATAATTCACAGTCACACACAAGATTGGACGTATTCATATGGATGGTAGAAAGTCTCTTCAACCGAGAGAATGGATTTAGTGGTATCATGCGTAGCTGATTGCCACGCAAGTCTAATGAAGTGAGGGATTCTAAAGGTGCAAAAGTTTCTACATGTACAGTTTCTATACCATTATAAGCCAAAGATAATTCTTGCAATTTGCTTAAAGTACCAAATGCGCCACTATCATCTTCTATACTCCATCTAAGCTGATTGCTTGAAAGGTCTCTGtggagaaattaaacaaaatgacatCAGAAAACTTCCTTGATTTTCAAATAGTAAATTCATATGTAAtacttcaataaaatattttacatgaacaATGAGAGAAACAATTTATGAGACTAGTTTAATACAAAGGCAAAACCATAAGAtaacaaaaatgtagaaagcaAACAATAACGTTGAACAATATATCATGAcctataagcaaaaaaaaattaattataataatttcaagacAATACTATGAAGACATAAATCATCATAATGTAAAGACGATACACTGAAATTATAGTTTTGCAATGGGTACGTGGAACTAAACCATACACAAAATCCAGTGAGGGATAGATTgtttgaaatatacagtaatattattcTTTGGTAGGAAGAAACATTTCACGATGTTCAGTAATACAACATAGTGTGAAGACTGAGAGTATCTTTGGAGTCTTATGCCATATATTTTTCCTGCacgtaaaatatacaaataacgcATTTCTTCAACCAACCTACCTTTACCCgccattcaagatggaaaaaatgcaaaataatactCACAGTGATTTGAGGTTTGGTGTCAGCGCAAAGGTATTGCGCTCAATGTGAGCCAGGTAGTTACTGGACAAGCTCAACTTCTCCAATTCTCGAAGATTTCGAAAAGTTCCCTCTCTCAATGAAACAAGACGGTTGTGACTCAAGTCTCTGCAAGACAATATTCGTTTCAGGAAAGGAAAAACATAGATACCTATCTAGGACCTGTCCTTGCTTCATAACAATGACTAAACAATATCACGCCAGGTGCTgttcaaattttattctaaatgttTACCAcgttatttcattccattttattattttattgttttgtttttcctcattaAAAATTTGGACATCATTAACAGTGAATTTCTTCCAGAATGAATAAACAACTTACAATGTCTGCAACTTCTCTGTGGGCTCCCATGCATCAGGTCGAATGGAGTCGATTTGGTTGTAGCTAATGGACAAGTGTTGTAGGGAACCAAGGCCAAAAACCCACCCCTTCCGTACAGTGGTTATGTTATTATGGTCCAGTTGCCTgtaataacaaacaagaaaaccGTCCCACTTTTAGAACATAACATGAAAAGTTGTATGCATAACTCTTCTATAAAGAACAAGTTACTTCCAGCCTAGAAGTACTATCCATACATTATCAAATTGttctctttcatcattattatacctTAATTACTGACATAAATTCTAGCTGGCCAATTCAATCTCCAGCAGAAAAGGGGTGACGTGTCATTATACGGTTTTAAAGTATTACTCTACATCATTACTAGGGTTATTAAACTTTTTCTACAGACAGTAAGTAAATAATACTCTCAATCAACCAGAACCACAAGAGCTGTACTTACAGCGTCGACAACTCGTCCAGACCATAGAAAGCACCGTCGCTGAAGCTCACTATCTGGTTTCGCCGTAATTTCAGCATCTTCAGTCTTTTGAGATGTTCGAACATCAACCCAGGAAGAACAGTGATTTTGTTCCCATTCAAATCCCTGTcgaagaatttttaaaagttgtgatGAAACGAGACATTAATATCCTGAGTAAAGGCTAATATATGACCAAAGAATGATATACCTTAAAACAGCTGAGTGGAGTCAAAACAAATGAAGGGGGAGGGACTTTGTGGGAGTGAAAAACATAAATTTGACGGTACACGAAGCCTACTCTTCATATATTTAAGACCCCCTGTGTTTACATGTAGCAAGTGTATGGGACATACATTTAACACGTAGACTGAAAACTGGGAAAAAAACTTCCCACTCTACTGCATGAACATTAACATTCATTATTCCATTCTTCATTAAATCAAATCTGGAAGCCCGAAACTCCATTCTTGGCAAACAATTTGGTCAAAAAGGCTGATATTTACGGACTGGAAAAACGTAAGCATTCCTAAGATGAAGGAATgcatattaagattttttttagtctgtACAAATATCCGTGGATCCAGTTAGAGTTATTACTGAAACATAATTCAGGAACATGAGTGGGAATCACACAACAGCGtataatttacagaaaatggaATCAAATGAGTTCATCAGAATTCGATGTACAAAGCGAGTCATAAAATCTGAACAATTACAGAGTGCACAAGATATTTCCTAAGAATAAACATTAACGGAGGTCACTTTAGTTTATGCAAAGTATAAAGTGTACAAACGCATACGAAAGTCCACGTGTGCATTAAATCTTCATATTAGAATTCTGAACAAGACATTTTAGTTATATGATTCTAATATAAATGGGGAAACAAATATATAACCAACCACTTACTGCCATTTCTATCCCTTATATGAAGGGATCTACTTTATCCAAAGCCCAACATATGCAGTTTACACagagtaagtaaaataaaaaaatctttaatgaaaGCTCCCGCGTCTAAAAGTTTACATCGTATACtacatgttaataaaaaattgaaagttgTCATAAACCCAGTGTATCAACATATCTGTATTTCCCCGGCCTGTCATGAatcgaaaaaacaaacaaaaaccttAAGTCAATCAATATGGGATTTGAAGTACTAAATAAACAGTCATGAGCTATTAATAAGCGATCGAAATCTTGCAAAAAGAGATCCATCTCTACCAACAAGAGACCGAAGTCTACGAGTAAGAGTCTGAGGAAGGCCGTGGAAGCTGCCGTACTCACAGCGATACGAGATTAGTGAGGTTGGTGAAGAAGGGCGCTGAACGGTTGAAAGTCGTCGCGTTGAGCAGATTCCGTGACATTCTCAGCTCGGCCAGCGAGCCCAGGGTCTTGAAGGACTGCGAATCCAGACGGTCGATTTTGTTCTTGCTCAGATTCCTGTGGGACGGACAAGGAATTTTACAGGCATTAGTCAAAGGTGATTTTACAGACATTAGTCAAAGGTGCCAAGAAACAACCTTTTAAAATGTCGCAACAATTGTAGAATAAAAACCCAGTTCTAGTAAACAGTcgtcagaatttatttctacacatctatctatctatctatctatctatctagagagagagagagagagagagagagagagagagagagagagagagagagagagagagagagagagagagagagagagcttgaatgaTAAAACATTTGCACGCAAATCTTTGGTCAATAACACTTGCAAGTTTCAATGGAAGCTGGTTATGCAAATTTCTATAACGTATCACTTGTGAACAGCTATAAACGGATAAGAACGCATTACGCATTCGTGCACGCGCACAGTATCTAAAATTAGTGCTGCGTTAACATCACATCAgaaaaatcaacacacacacacacacacacacacacacacatatatatatatatatatataatatatatatatattatatatatatatatatatatatatatatatatatatatatatatatatatatatatatatatatatagagagagagagagagagagagagagagagagagagagagagagagagagagagagactacagtcAGTCCATTATCAATGAAGTCCTTTTGTCATCCTCTGCAATGAGCACAGCTGTGCGGGCCAGGCAAAGAACAGTGCGAGAGGGGACGAATGCATGAGAGCACATATCAAACGAAAAGTAAACTGGCTCGGAACGTAAGcaggaaagaatgaaaacaagGGTGATCTTCCATCTACTTGGATTTGTTTGTTGCTTCGGTCATGTTCTTTGCCatccttattttcctttgcaTTATACTCATTATCATTTCGTCGATTTGTAACAGAAACATAATGTTACTGTTAACATACTTCTCTAacaaatattatttctctctctct
Coding sequences within:
- the lbk gene encoding leucine-rich repeats and immunoglobulin-like domains protein 3, which produces MAADKALLIWLFLCGFVLQLALCSRCPDMCDCLGGIVDCAKASLTEVPPDLPQWVEKLDLSKNKRLKLTENALNNLPKLQTLYLQDLGLESLPALGSLPSLRTLYLGGNRFKKTDALNLSGMPRLRELDLSRNRLVTVTPRAFANVTLFRLNLSKNKIDRLDSQSFKTLGSLAELRMSRNLLNATTFNRSAPFFTNLTNLVSLDLNGNKITVLPGLMFEHLKRLKMLKLRRNQIVSFSDGAFYGLDELSTLQLDHNNITTVRKGWVFGLGSLQHLSISYNQIDSIRPDAWEPTEKLQTLDLSHNRLVSLREGTFRNLRELEKLSLSSNYLAHIERNTFALTPNLKSLDLSSNQLRWSIEDDSGAFGTLSKLQELSLAYNGIETVHVETFAPLESLTSLDLRGNQLRMIPLNPFSRLKRLSTIHMNTSNLVCDCELSWFPGWISGVNFNSSTLRALCSYPPSLKDRPVAFLPSSEFSCESSPRPIISQFPKDFIALRGDNVTLACVAQASTEGDQPRFFWRKDNELLVNFDIETRVSVIGGDGKGGAIHNVTSLLKLPNVTDEDSGSYQCVVRNHFGASYSRRAKVQVHVFPYFTKKPASVAVPVGGVAKLDCAVAGSPAPNMSLLKDGGDDFPAARERRLHAYPNENTYFIKPVEPHDQGQYTCKATNEAGTATANASIIVRQTPKFTKPLQDRVARVGESIVLECQGTGQPTPRLSWIKNGVPLQEGDRYVLVQESQYLLILDIQVDDAGTYICELTNILGTIRGPVKLSVKKEVTTTSTTTGIVMMAVVCCVVITSLVWVVIIYQTRKRSQSATLGPPGGFPEDGVGRYPSHLPPHHHLPPDLVHTFTPLLANPPEAYTTTAQDSGSEHSSGKDSGTGDSAQRSSEDLLPIDLMRSGLRRSLIICADSNSASTLRGMSTVNVGPHGEILGCEDPIGRPRLSTFSSQHMAPGGYNSGLFTATLRCGSNSRLVPVPTPVTPAATLPRSRPLLNRDGSHRKSTMNSYKNSGEYYPQKIQLPNESDDNAGHSERYDGHLEHCQDEFYGSNRRNSERHNARNSVCSAGDNQSELDVRTENAEVTPKNIIPAKNTLESR